The following are encoded together in the Oreochromis niloticus isolate F11D_XX linkage group LG12, O_niloticus_UMD_NMBU, whole genome shotgun sequence genome:
- the neflb gene encoding neurofilament light chain b, translating into MASAGFDPYFSYAYKKRGVVRSGGYGAGGGGVARSAYSTHSAPVPSYASSRRSYPAYTRATSSYSTLLSAPVFAATPELRLDQAAQVSSEFKAVRTQEKAQLQDLNDRFASFIERVHELEQQNKLLETELLLLRQRQTEPSNIRALYEHEIRQLRVAVEEARHEKQAAQDHRDQMEDVLRNLQKRYEEEVLGREEAEGRLMDARKGADEATLGQAELEKRVETLLEELAFLKRLCESEIAELQAQIQYSAEVSVEMEVAKPDLSAALRDIRVQYEKLAQRNLQSAEEWFCNKMNVMTVGATRTTETARGAKDEAGEYRRLLKAKMLEIDACRQMNQALENQLQEVEEKQSAEIAALQDTIRELEEELRANKNDMARYLKDYQDLLNVKMALDIEIAAYRKLLEGEENRLNVAGPISVTGYSQAMFSAPSYARTQISMHSQLSSAAPYLLSSRLYTTSLPTEETISASQAQQAEASPPEEEEEEQVEEEEKAEEEKEEEEAAQEEGGEEEEEETAEKEGDEEEKEEEADAEEAEAEDGEKEDEGEGGEDGQPQEEEDADQKETKGDEEGEKEDETGKEEEAEEKNGKTTDKKV; encoded by the exons ATGGCTTCCGCCGGCTTTGACCCTTACTTTTCTTATGCTTACAAGAAGCGGGGAGTTGTGCGCAGCGGAGGATATGGGGCTGGTGGAGGAGGAGTAGCTAGGTCTGCCTACTCCACCCACTCTGCCCCAGTACCTTCCTATGCATCTTCACGCAGAAGTTATCCAGCATACACCCGAGCTACTTCCAGCTACTCCACCcttctttctgctcctgtgttTGCAGCTACTCCTGAGCTACGCCTTGACCAAGCAGCCCAAGTCAGCTCTGAGTTCAAAGCAGTAAGGACCCAGGAGAAGGCTCAGCTGCAAGACCTGAATGACCGCTTCGCAAGCTTCATTGAGAGGGTCCATGAACTTGAGCAGCAGAACAAGTTGCTGGAGACTGAACTCCTGCTGCTTAGGCAAAGGCAGACGGAGCCATCCAACATTCGGGCCCTGTATGAGCATGAGATCCGCCAGCTCCGTGTAGCTGTGGAAGAGGCCCGCCATGAAAAGCAAGCAGCCCAGGACCACAGGGATCAGATGGAGGATGTGCTGAGGAACCTGCAGAAACGGTATGAGGAGGAAGTGCTTGGCAGAGAGGAGGCCGAGGGCAGGCTCATGGATGCCAGGAAGGGAGCAGATGAAGCCACACTGGGCCAGGCCGAGCTTGAGAAACGAGTCGAGACCCTGCTGGaggagctggccttcctgaagCGCCTCTGTGAGAGTGAGATTGCGGAGCTGCAGGCCCAAATCCAGTACAGCGCAGAGGTGTCAGTGGAGATGGAGGTTGCCAAACCGGACCTGTCTGCTGCCCTCCGTGACATCCGAGTGCAGTACGAGAAGCTGGCACAGCGCAACCTGCAGTCGGCCGAAGAATGGTTCTGCAACAAGATGAATGTCATGACAGTGGGCGCCACTCGCACCACGGAGACTGCACGCGGTGCCAAAGATGAAGCTGGAGAGTACCGCCGGTTGCTTAAAGCCAAAATGCTGGAGATTGATGCCTGCCGCCAGATGAACCAAGCTCTGGAAAACCAACTACAGGAAGTGGAGGAGAAACAGAGTGCCGAGATTGCTGCACTGCAG GATACAATACGTGAACTGGAAGAAGAGCTGAGGGCAAACAAAAATGACATGGCTCGCTACTTGAAAGATTACCAGGACCTTCTGAATGTGAAGATGGCACTGGATATCGAAATTGCTGCATACAG GAAGCTCCTTGAGGGAGAAGAGAATCGTTTGAATGTGGCAGGACCGATTTCTGTCACTGGGTACTCCCAAGCCATGTTTTCTGCTCCGTCCTATGCAAGAACGCAGATCTCCATGCATTCTCAGCTGAGCTCTGCAGCTCCATACCTGCTGAGCTCCCGCCTGTATACTACATCGCTGCCCACAGAGGAGACAATATCTGCGAGCCAAGCACAGCAGGCAGAGGCTAGCCCTCccgaagaggaggaagaagagcaggtggaagaggaagagaaagctgaagaagaaaaggaggaagaagaggcagcGCAGGAGGAAGGgggggaagaagaggaggaggagacagcAGAGAAGGAAGGAGAcgaagaagagaaggaggaagaggcaGATGCAGAAG AGGCTGAGGCagaggatggagaaaaagaagacGAGGGGGAAGGAGGAGAGGACGGCCAGCCTCAAGAGGAGGAAGATGCCGATCAGAAAGAAACAAAGGGCGATGAAGAGGGTGAGAAGGAGGACGAAActggaaaagaagaggaggctgaggagaaaaatgggaaaacaacagataaaaaagtctaa